In Polyodon spathula isolate WHYD16114869_AA chromosome 11, ASM1765450v1, whole genome shotgun sequence, one genomic interval encodes:
- the LOC121323704 gene encoding dol-P-Man:Man(5)GlcNAc(2)-PP-Dol alpha-1,3-mannosyltransferase-like: MVSGAGVARKKSAGPPSLMWGTLHALWKDKHRVLFKSEYTLLVTAVLWIAEIVINICVIHRVAYTEIDWKAYMEEVEGVINGTYDYTQLKGDTGPLVYPAGFVYIFTVLYYVTGRGRDVRLAQYLFAVFYLVTLLLVFRIYRRTSKVPPFVFFFMCCASYRIHSIFILRLFNDPVAMMLLFVAVNLFLDGRWTLGCCFYSLAVSVKMNVLLFAPGLLFLLLCEFGLLWSIPRLSLCAAIQVALGLPFLLENPLGYVSRSFDLGRQFLFEWTVNWRFLPEEIFLSRYFHLALLGAHLSVLLLFTLYRWNRSQESIISLLKDPAQRKQTSPKLTADQITYTLFTANFIGVCFSRSLHYQFYVWYFHTLPYLLWSGRVTKLAPLFRVLILGLVELSWNTYPSTVYSSAVLHACHLVILLSLWYGQEAAVHLHKRK, translated from the exons ATGGTATCTGGTGCAGGAGTCGCGAGAAAGAAATCTGCGGGACCCCCGTCTCTGATGTGGGGTACCCTGCACGCTCTATGGAAGGATAAGCATCGGGTTCTCTTCAAATCCGAGTATACCCTGCTCGTGACCGCGGTACTTTGGATCGCCGAGATCGTGATCAATATCTGTGTGATCCACCGCGTTGCAT ATACAGAGATTGATTGGAAAGCCTACATGGAGGAGGTGGAGGGGGTTATCAATGGAACGTACGATTACACTCAGCTGAAAGGAGACACTGGCCCCTTAGT GTACCCAGCTGGCTTTGTGTACATCTTCACAGTGCTGTACTACGTGACGGGCCGGGGGAGGGATGTTCGGCTGGCTCAGTACCTCTTTGCAGTCTTCTATCTCGTCACGCTGCTCCTGGTGTTTCGTATCTATCGCCGTACCAGCAAG GTCCCTCCCTTTGTGTTCTTCTTCATGTGCTGTGCCTCCTATCGGATCCACTCTATCTTCATCCTGCGGCTCTTCAACGACCCTGTGGCCATGATGCTTCTCTTTGTGGCGGTCAACCTCTTCCTGGATGGCCGCTGGACGCTGGGCTGCTGCTTCTACAG TCTGGCAGTGTCTGTGAAGATGAACGTGCTGCTGTTTGCCCCTGGGCTGCTGTTTCTGCTGCTCTGTGAGTTCGGGCTGCTGTGGAGCATCCCCAGGCTCTCCCTCTGTGCAGCTATACAG GTGGCACTGGGCCTCCCTTTCCTGCTGGAGAACCCGCTGGGCTATGTGAGCCGCTCCTTTGACCTGGGCCGGCAGTTCCTCTTCGAGTGGACTGTGAACTGGCGCTTCCTCCCGGAGGAAATCTTCCTCAGCCGCTATTTCCACCTGGCCCTGCTGGGGGCACAcctctcagtgctgctgctgttcaCTCTGTACCGCTGGAATAG GTCTCAGGAGAGCATCATCTCCCTGCTGAAGGACCCAGCCCAGCGCAAACAGACCTCGCCAAAACTCACCGCTGACC AGATCACCTACACGCTGTTCACCGCCAACTTCATTGGGGTGTGTTTCAGCCGCTCGCTGCACTACCAGTTCTACGTGTGGTACTTCCACACACTGCCCTACCTGCTGTGGAGCGGCCGGGTCACGAAGCTGGCTCCTCTGTTCAG GGTGCTGATCCTGGGGCTGGTGGAGCTGTCCTGGAACACCTACCCCTCCACAGTGTACAGCTCGGCTGTATTGCACGCCTGTCACCTCGTCATCCTGCTGTCTCTGTGGTATGGACAGGAAGCTGCCGTCCACCTCCACAAACGCAAGTGA